The Thermobifida halotolerans sequence GTTCACCTCGGGAAAGGGGCCGCGCATGGCGGTGAACCAGTCGGGGCCCAGCACGCTGGCGGGGAACGCCTTCAACCACGTGACGCCGTGGCGCAGCGCCCGCTGGATCTCGCTGGGGGTCGCCACGCCCGGCAGGTGCGGCATACCCGCTGCGAGGGAGGCGGCCAGGACCTCGCCGTCGAAACCGGGGGCCACGGTGAACGCGGCTCCCGCCTCGGCGGCCTGGACCACCCGGGCGGGGGTCGTCACCGTCCCCGCGCCCACGGGGCGGCCGCGTTCGCGTCCCGCGGCCACCGCCGCGCGCAGCGCCGGGAGCGCGGCAGAGGACTGGATGGGGACCTCGACCAGGTCCATTCCCAGGTCCCAGGCGCGGTTGGCCAGTTCGACGGTGGTGTGTTCGGACATGCCGCGCAGGATCGCCATGATCCGCTGACCGGAGAAGAGCTCGGTGAGGTCCACGGACATCGGGTCACGCTCCGGAGAAGAGAGGGGCGGTCGGGTCGAGGGGAAACAGCGAGGCGTCGGGAACGCGCAGGGCCGCCCACTCCGCGTCGGACAGGGCGAGCAGGCGCTCGCGGGCGGCACGCGGCGGGAAGGGGGCCAGGTCGGCGACGCTGAGCAGGGTGGCGGCGGCCATGACGTGCCCCAGGCGCAGGCACTGCTCGGTGGAGCGGCCGTCCAGCAGCCCGGAGAGGAAGCCCGAGGCGAAGGCGTCACCCGCCCCGACCGGTTCGACCACCTCCACCCGGGGAGCGGGCACGAACACCCGGCTGTCCCCCGAGTAGCAGGTCGCGCCGACGTCGGCGTCCTTGACCACGAGGCGGCCGACCGCGGGCAGCAGAGCGCGCACCTCGTCGGCGGTGGCGGTGTGCCACAGCCGTTCGGCCTCGTCCCGGCCGACGAAGACCAGGTCGGCCGCGCGGGCCGACTCCAGCAGAGGACGCGCCGCCCGCTCCGCGGACCACAGCGCGGGGC is a genomic window containing:
- a CDS encoding bifunctional 4-hydroxy-2-oxoglutarate aldolase/2-dehydro-3-deoxy-phosphogluconate aldolase — protein: MSVDLTELFSGQRIMAILRGMSEHTTVELANRAWDLGMDLVEVPIQSSAALPALRAAVAAGRERGRPVGAGTVTTPARVVQAAEAGAAFTVAPGFDGEVLAASLAAGMPHLPGVATPSEIQRALRHGVTWLKAFPASVLGPDWFTAMRGPFPEVNLVATGGVSAHDAADYLTAGARAVAVGSALADPSQWEKLTEIIGG